A window from Vibrio cortegadensis encodes these proteins:
- the aceA gene encoding isocitrate lyase, translating to MTLTRRQQIEALEKDWATNPRWNNVKRTYTAEEVVELRGSVTPANTIAQRGADKLWSLVNGSSKKGYVNCLGALTGGQAVQQAKAGIEAIYLSGWQVAADNNTASTMYPDQSLYPVDSVPSVVKRINNSFRRADQIQWAGGKSPEDEGGIDYFLPIVADAEAGFGGVLNAYELMKNMIESGAAGVHFEDQLASVKKCGHMGGKVLVPTQEAVQKLVAARLAADVSGTTTLVIARTDANAADLLTSDCDPYDRDFIQGERTAEGFYRVKAGIDQAISRGLAYAPYADLIWCETAKPCLEEARKFAEAVHAEYPDQLLAYNCSPSFNWEKNLDSETIAKFQQELADMGYKYQFITLAGIHNMWFNMFELAHAYAQGEGMRHYVEKVQRPEFEAADKGYTFVAHQQEVGTGYFDRMTNTIQGGNSSVTALTGSTEEEQF from the coding sequence ATGACATTAACTCGCCGCCAACAAATCGAAGCTCTAGAGAAAGACTGGGCAACTAATCCACGCTGGAATAACGTAAAGCGTACTTACACAGCAGAAGAAGTGGTTGAACTTCGTGGTTCAGTGACGCCTGCCAATACTATCGCCCAACGTGGTGCTGATAAATTATGGTCTTTGGTCAACGGGTCATCTAAAAAAGGTTATGTAAACTGCTTGGGTGCACTGACTGGTGGTCAAGCGGTTCAGCAAGCCAAAGCGGGAATCGAAGCGATTTACCTATCAGGTTGGCAAGTTGCTGCAGATAACAATACGGCATCAACCATGTACCCTGACCAATCTTTATACCCTGTAGATTCAGTACCGTCAGTGGTTAAACGCATTAACAATTCATTCCGACGTGCAGACCAAATTCAATGGGCTGGTGGTAAGAGCCCAGAAGATGAAGGTGGCATTGATTACTTCTTACCTATCGTTGCGGATGCAGAAGCAGGATTTGGTGGCGTTCTCAATGCTTATGAGTTGATGAAGAATATGATCGAATCTGGTGCTGCAGGGGTTCACTTTGAAGACCAGCTAGCATCAGTGAAAAAATGTGGTCACATGGGCGGTAAAGTACTGGTTCCTACTCAAGAAGCGGTGCAAAAACTTGTCGCGGCACGTTTAGCTGCTGATGTTTCCGGCACAACAACACTTGTGATTGCGCGTACTGACGCCAACGCAGCGGATCTTCTGACTTCCGATTGTGACCCGTACGATCGTGACTTCATTCAAGGTGAGCGAACCGCTGAAGGTTTCTATCGAGTGAAAGCGGGCATCGACCAAGCTATTTCTCGTGGCCTAGCTTACGCGCCATATGCGGATTTAATCTGGTGTGAAACGGCAAAACCGTGTTTGGAAGAAGCGCGTAAATTTGCTGAAGCAGTACATGCAGAATACCCAGATCAGCTATTGGCATATAACTGTTCACCATCGTTTAACTGGGAGAAAAACCTAGATTCAGAAACGATTGCAAAATTCCAGCAAGAGCTTGCGGATATGGGCTACAAATACCAGTTCATTACACTAGCGGGCATCCACAACATGTGGTTCAACATGTTTGAATTGGCTCATGCTTATGCGCAAGGCGAAGGTATGCGTCACTATGTTGAGAAAGTACAGCGTCCAGAATTTGAAGCAGCAGATAAAGGTTACACATTTGTGGCGCACCAACAAGAAGTGGGTACAGGATACTTTGACCGTATGACCAATACGATTCAAGGTGGAAACTCTTCGGTGACGGCACTGACAGGATCAACAGAAGAAGAGCAATTCTAG
- the aceB gene encoding malate synthase A encodes MLAETIPTNSDNIKRTSPQSMLVINSELAPEHQEIFPLEAQTFLSFLCAQFSERVDLLLEEREQKQSRIDAGELPDFLSETQDIREGSWKILGIPQDLQDRRVEITGPTDRKMVINALNANVKVFMADFEDSMSPAWGKVLDGQVNLRDAVNGNISYTNESNGKQYQLSDDPAVLICRVRGLHLKEKHVEFNGQIIPGALFDFALYFYNNYKTLLKKGSGPYFYIPKLQSHQEAKWWSDVFHFTEDFFGLDTGTIKATVLIETLPAVFEMDEILFNLKEHIVGLNCGRWDYIFSYIKTLRNHPDRILPDRQVVTMDKPFLKAYSQLLVKTCHRRGAFAMGGMAAFIPAKDPQVNQQVLDKVLGDKSLEANNGHDGTWVAHPGLADTAMSVFDQKLGERTNQLNVLRKDDSPITAQVLLAPCDGAITEQGMRHNIRVALQYIEAWISGNGCVPIYGLMEDAATAEISRASIWQWIQHEQELDNGQVVTKSLFESYLTEEIQVVRQEVGEQRFINGRFEEASALMSELTTSDELTNFLTVPGYDYLP; translated from the coding sequence ATGCTTGCTGAAACAATACCAACAAATTCAGATAATATAAAAAGAACATCGCCTCAAAGTATGTTGGTGATTAATAGTGAGCTTGCTCCTGAGCATCAAGAAATTTTCCCTTTAGAAGCCCAAACCTTTTTATCTTTTTTATGCGCTCAATTTAGTGAGCGCGTGGATTTATTGCTCGAAGAGCGAGAGCAGAAGCAGTCACGGATTGATGCTGGGGAGCTACCGGACTTTTTAAGTGAGACTCAAGATATCCGAGAAGGCAGTTGGAAAATACTCGGTATCCCACAAGATTTACAAGATCGTCGAGTAGAGATCACCGGTCCAACCGATCGAAAAATGGTGATCAATGCATTAAACGCCAACGTGAAAGTCTTCATGGCGGACTTTGAAGATTCAATGTCGCCAGCATGGGGCAAAGTGCTCGATGGACAGGTGAATTTACGTGATGCTGTTAATGGAAACATCAGCTATACCAATGAGAGTAACGGCAAACAGTATCAATTAAGTGATGATCCTGCGGTGCTTATCTGCCGTGTTCGAGGTCTGCACTTAAAAGAGAAGCATGTAGAATTTAACGGCCAGATTATTCCTGGAGCGCTATTCGATTTCGCACTGTATTTCTATAACAACTACAAAACCCTGCTGAAGAAAGGCAGCGGCCCATATTTTTATATTCCTAAGCTGCAATCTCATCAAGAAGCGAAGTGGTGGAGTGATGTTTTCCATTTCACTGAAGACTTCTTTGGTCTGGATACTGGAACCATCAAAGCGACGGTATTGATTGAAACTCTACCTGCTGTATTTGAAATGGACGAGATCCTGTTCAACTTAAAAGAGCATATCGTTGGTCTTAATTGCGGGCGTTGGGACTATATCTTTAGCTACATTAAAACCTTGCGTAACCACCCTGATCGTATTCTGCCAGATAGACAAGTTGTGACAATGGATAAACCCTTCTTAAAGGCTTACTCGCAACTGCTAGTAAAAACGTGTCATCGCCGCGGAGCGTTTGCAATGGGAGGAATGGCCGCCTTTATTCCAGCCAAAGATCCACAAGTGAACCAACAAGTACTCGATAAGGTTCTGGGAGATAAATCTTTAGAAGCGAACAACGGACATGATGGAACGTGGGTCGCGCATCCAGGGCTTGCCGATACGGCAATGTCAGTGTTTGACCAAAAATTGGGTGAACGAACCAATCAATTGAATGTGCTACGGAAAGACGATAGCCCTATAACTGCACAGGTGTTACTTGCGCCTTGTGATGGTGCCATCACTGAACAAGGCATGCGTCATAACATTCGTGTTGCTCTGCAATATATAGAAGCGTGGATCTCAGGTAACGGTTGCGTTCCTATTTATGGATTAATGGAAGATGCGGCGACGGCTGAAATATCACGAGCTTCAATTTGGCAATGGATTCAGCACGAGCAAGAATTGGATAACGGACAAGTCGTCACCAAGTCGCTGTTCGAATCTTACCTGACTGAAGAGATCCAAGTTGTTCGTCAAGAAGTTGGAGAACAACGATTCATTAATGGTCGATTTGAAGAAGCGTCAGCATTGATGTCAGAACTCACCACCAGCGATGAACTGACGAATTTCTTAACGGTTCCAGGCTACGATTATTTGCCATAA
- a CDS encoding hydrogen peroxide-inducible genes activator gives MNKWPSLKQLHYLVTLHETRHFSDAAERCFVSQSTLSKGIQNLEELIGCPLYEKKDKKSPLVFTQAGELVVIRGRELLAKGQDLVELGSLCQGESMQGQLKLGCIPTIAPFLLCDVVQEVNARFPQLHLLLREDTTTNLLAALNQGELDVLILALPVDIGHMYSKVVGQDPFRMVISRNQADGIRVPIRYDDLPDESVFLLENEHCLTEHAVSACKLTDKEKINPFSATSLHTLVQMVANGLGTTFIPQMAIEHGLLDNQNLVVIDPPGQQAYREIGLVWRPSTSRSETFEQLAEVVSELL, from the coding sequence ATGAATAAATGGCCCAGCTTAAAGCAGTTGCATTATTTAGTAACTTTGCACGAAACCCGTCATTTTAGTGATGCCGCAGAACGCTGTTTTGTGAGCCAGTCGACACTCAGTAAAGGGATCCAAAACCTTGAAGAGTTGATTGGTTGTCCTTTATACGAAAAAAAAGATAAAAAAAGCCCTTTAGTCTTTACTCAAGCGGGTGAATTAGTCGTCATTCGTGGCCGAGAGTTACTGGCGAAAGGACAAGATTTGGTTGAGCTTGGCAGTTTATGTCAGGGGGAAAGTATGCAGGGGCAGTTAAAACTGGGCTGTATTCCTACTATTGCTCCATTTCTATTATGCGATGTCGTACAAGAGGTTAACGCTCGCTTTCCTCAACTTCATCTATTACTACGTGAAGATACCACCACCAACTTATTAGCCGCCTTGAATCAAGGTGAGTTAGATGTATTGATACTGGCACTCCCCGTTGATATAGGGCATATGTATAGCAAAGTCGTCGGACAAGACCCGTTTAGGATGGTCATTAGTCGTAACCAAGCTGATGGGATTAGAGTGCCAATCCGATACGATGATTTACCCGATGAATCGGTTTTCCTATTAGAAAATGAACACTGCTTAACTGAACATGCCGTTTCAGCATGTAAGCTCACAGACAAAGAGAAGATAAATCCGTTTTCAGCAACGAGCTTACATACCTTGGTACAGATGGTTGCGAATGGGCTCGGTACTACATTTATACCTCAGATGGCGATTGAGCATGGCCTGCTTGATAATCAAAATCTAGTGGTGATTGATCCCCCTGGTCAGCAAGCTTATCGAGAGATAGGGCTGGTTTGGCGGCCAAGTACTTCTCGTTCTGAGACCTTTGAGCAATTAGCTGAAGTGGTATCAGAACTGCTCTAG
- a CDS encoding peroxiredoxin C, producing MVLVGRQAPDFTAAAVLGNGEIVDNFNFAEFTKGKKAVVFFYPLDFTFVCPSELIAFDNRLEDFQAKGVEVIGVSIDSQFSHNAWRNTAIEDGGIGQVKYPLVADVKHEICKAYDVEHPEAGVAFRGSFLIDADGLVRHQVVNDLPLGRNIDEMLRMVDALNFHEKNGEVCPAQWEEGKSGMDASPKGVAAFLSEHADDLSK from the coding sequence ATGGTACTAGTAGGTCGTCAAGCCCCTGACTTTACTGCAGCAGCTGTTCTAGGTAACGGCGAAATCGTTGATAACTTCAACTTCGCAGAGTTCACTAAAGGTAAAAAAGCTGTTGTATTTTTCTACCCACTAGACTTCACATTCGTTTGTCCTTCAGAGCTAATCGCTTTTGACAATCGTCTAGAAGATTTCCAAGCTAAAGGTGTTGAAGTAATTGGTGTTTCTATCGATTCACAATTCTCACACAACGCATGGCGTAACACTGCTATCGAAGATGGCGGTATCGGTCAAGTTAAGTACCCTCTAGTTGCTGACGTTAAGCACGAAATCTGCAAAGCATACGATGTTGAGCACCCAGAAGCAGGCGTTGCTTTCCGTGGTTCTTTCCTAATCGATGCTGACGGTCTTGTTCGTCACCAAGTTGTTAACGACCTTCCACTAGGCCGTAACATCGACGAAATGCTACGCATGGTAGACGCACTAAACTTCCACGAGAAGAATGGTGAAGTTTGTCCTGCACAATGGGAAGAAGGCAAATCAGGTATGGACGCATCTCCAAAAGGTGTTGCAGCATTCCTATCTGAGCACGCTGACGACCTAAGCAAATAA
- a CDS encoding copper homeostasis protein CutC: MSYQIEVCIDNLESLHNAIAGGATRIELCSSLALGGLTPSFGLMKLAAQLSSVPIYAMVRPRQGDFLYSADDIDSMIEDIHAAATAGVDGIVFGVLKADGSIDMRLAQRIMTVATECQLGVTFHRAIDQCADYSQAIEDIVNLGCERILTSGLAPTAIDGLDVLKKMVIQASGRVDIMAGAGVTADNALLITQQTGIKSLHLSGKSTRESHMTLVSNQAKMGDSDDFAIPITDSKKIAAVLDRLCS; encoded by the coding sequence ATGTCTTATCAAATTGAAGTCTGTATCGATAACTTAGAGTCTCTTCATAATGCGATTGCGGGAGGCGCGACTCGAATTGAGCTCTGTTCATCTTTAGCGTTAGGTGGTTTAACGCCAAGTTTCGGTTTGATGAAATTAGCCGCTCAGCTATCGTCAGTTCCAATCTATGCCATGGTCAGGCCTCGACAAGGTGATTTCCTTTACAGCGCTGATGATATTGATTCTATGATTGAAGATATACACGCAGCAGCCACCGCAGGCGTTGATGGGATTGTATTTGGTGTACTGAAAGCTGATGGTTCTATCGATATGCGCTTAGCTCAACGTATCATGACAGTAGCGACTGAATGCCAATTAGGTGTTACATTTCATCGAGCGATAGACCAATGTGCAGATTACTCTCAAGCTATTGAAGATATTGTGAATTTAGGTTGTGAGCGAATACTCACTTCAGGGCTAGCACCTACCGCCATTGATGGGCTTGATGTGCTTAAAAAGATGGTAATTCAAGCCAGTGGCCGTGTAGACATTATGGCTGGAGCTGGCGTCACTGCGGATAATGCTCTACTCATTACTCAGCAGACTGGCATTAAATCGTTGCACCTTTCAGGAAAATCGACCCGTGAAAGCCATATGACGTTAGTATCGAACCAAGCCAAGATGGGTGATAGTGATGACTTTGCTATTCCAATAACAGACAGTAAAAAAATCGCAGCGGTTTTGGACAGATTATGTTCTTAG
- the phoU gene encoding phosphate signaling complex protein PhoU, with protein MQFGRHISGQFNVELESIRTHVLTMGGLVEQQLSFAMQALHKDDIDLAKKVVRDDHKVNSMEVSIDEACTRIIAKRQPTAKDLRLIMAIIKTITDLERIGDVASKIATVAIESPPLKDQTFQISLEPLGRQAIAMLHQVLDAFARMDVDAAASVYKLDDKLDAEYEAVIRQLMTYMMEDPKSIPNIIQVMWSARAIERVGDRCQNICEYIIYFVKGKDVRHLGEQSIDDLLK; from the coding sequence ATGCAGTTTGGTCGACACATTTCAGGTCAATTTAATGTAGAGCTTGAGTCTATTCGTACCCATGTGTTGACGATGGGAGGTTTAGTTGAGCAACAGCTTTCGTTTGCCATGCAAGCGCTGCATAAAGATGACATTGATCTGGCGAAAAAAGTGGTTCGGGATGATCATAAAGTGAATTCGATGGAGGTTTCTATTGATGAAGCATGCACTCGTATTATTGCTAAGCGACAGCCAACGGCAAAAGATCTGCGATTAATTATGGCGATCATCAAGACGATTACCGATCTTGAGCGCATTGGCGATGTGGCAAGTAAAATTGCAACCGTCGCGATTGAGAGCCCACCACTGAAAGATCAAACGTTTCAAATATCTCTTGAGCCTCTGGGGCGACAGGCCATTGCAATGCTACACCAAGTGCTGGATGCGTTTGCTCGAATGGATGTCGACGCCGCCGCGAGCGTGTATAAGCTAGATGATAAATTGGATGCGGAATACGAAGCGGTTATTCGTCAATTGATGACCTATATGATGGAAGACCCTAAAAGCATCCCCAATATTATTCAAGTGATGTGGTCGGCGAGAGCGATCGAAAGAGTTGGCGATCGCTGCCAGAATATCTGTGAATACATTATTTACTTCGTCAAAGGTAAAGATGTACGTCACTTAGGTGAGCAGAGTATTGATGACCTGCTGAAATAG
- the pstB gene encoding phosphate ABC transporter ATP-binding protein PstB, whose protein sequence is MFSLSDTLGYQAPLDVHKLTDEQTAISIEGLNLYYQQTQALNDISMRIPKGRVTAFIGPSGCGKSTLLRCINRMNDLVEGCRVEGEVKLYGNNVYHPKVDVATLRRRVGMVFQRPNPFPKSIYENVVYGLRLQGVKNSRTLNDAVERSLRAAALWDEVKDRLHENAFGLSGGQQQRLVIARAIAIEPEVLLLDEPTSALDPISTLTIEELISELKTQYTVVIVTHNMQQAARVSDHTAFIHMGKLIEYSDTDSIFTSPLKKHTEDYITGRYG, encoded by the coding sequence ATGTTCTCATTAAGTGACACTCTAGGTTATCAAGCGCCGTTGGATGTACATAAACTAACGGATGAGCAAACCGCGATCTCCATTGAAGGTCTTAATCTTTATTACCAGCAGACTCAAGCGCTTAACGATATTTCAATGCGAATACCTAAAGGTAGAGTCACCGCATTTATTGGGCCTTCAGGTTGTGGTAAGTCGACCCTGCTACGCTGCATTAATCGTATGAACGATTTAGTGGAAGGCTGCCGTGTCGAAGGTGAAGTTAAGCTATACGGAAATAATGTGTATCACCCTAAAGTCGATGTGGCGACATTACGCCGCCGAGTTGGGATGGTATTCCAGCGTCCCAACCCATTTCCTAAATCGATTTATGAAAATGTGGTGTATGGACTTCGGTTGCAAGGTGTCAAAAATAGCCGAACCTTAAATGATGCCGTTGAACGTTCATTACGCGCGGCTGCCTTGTGGGACGAAGTAAAAGATCGTTTGCACGAAAATGCCTTTGGACTCTCAGGAGGGCAACAGCAACGTTTGGTTATTGCGCGGGCCATTGCTATTGAGCCAGAAGTGTTACTGCTTGATGAGCCGACATCTGCACTGGATCCTATTTCTACACTGACGATTGAAGAGTTGATCAGTGAATTGAAAACACAATATACAGTGGTCATCGTTACTCATAACATGCAGCAGGCTGCGAGGGTGAGCGATCACACGGCATTTATTCATATGGGAAAATTGATCGAGTACTCAGATACCGATTCAATTTTCACCTCACCATTGAAAAAACACACAGAAGACTACATTACAGGTAGATATGGATAA
- the pstA gene encoding phosphate ABC transporter permease PstA: MFKWLRSGSPWIWLTGGAVSISLLSVLGLLLLIGWKGLTYFWPAPLYQWEVVNNNILPQSVEANHRLIGQLYQRDYIPIDHIVDAENKLPAAVLEEGVVGRLSIKVANRELYPADFVSVLEPELTASTQPAEWAVIERTRGGDFFGKPIGFSSLDGIRTKNIHQELIRGLDFADSLRSEIDRISNQEIRLISWQLEQLRLKKRKYELNEELNEEFIVSYQQETQALNEKLSESEKNLDLLNSQLQIESLLLEDMSGQKTRIPLSQILDIWYPNQMSYTEKVAHWGKQVWKFLSQNPRESNSEGGVFPAIFGTVFLVIVMSIIVMPLGVVAAIYLHEYAKSNAFTRIIRIAVINLAGVPSIVYGVFGLGFFVYTIGGSIDTLFYTEKLPAPTFGTPGLLWSALTLAVLTLPVVIVTTEEGLTRIPSSVRHGSLALGATQFETLWRIVLPMVSPAIITGLILAVARAAGEVAPLMLVGVVKLASSLPVDAQFPYVHLERKFMHLGFHIYDIGFQTSNIEAARPLVYATSFLLVTVIVGLNLTAISIRNNLREKYRTLGQD; the protein is encoded by the coding sequence ATGTTTAAGTGGCTTCGATCTGGCTCACCTTGGATTTGGCTCACTGGTGGAGCCGTGAGCATCAGCCTATTATCCGTATTAGGCTTACTTTTATTGATTGGTTGGAAAGGACTCACTTACTTCTGGCCTGCTCCTCTGTATCAATGGGAAGTAGTGAATAACAATATCTTGCCCCAAAGTGTGGAGGCGAACCATCGACTTATAGGTCAACTTTATCAGCGAGACTATATCCCGATTGATCATATTGTGGATGCAGAGAATAAGTTGCCAGCAGCCGTTTTAGAGGAGGGTGTTGTCGGGCGATTGAGTATCAAAGTCGCTAATCGAGAGCTTTATCCCGCAGATTTTGTCTCGGTTCTTGAGCCTGAATTAACGGCGTCGACTCAGCCAGCAGAGTGGGCCGTAATAGAGAGAACTCGAGGTGGTGACTTCTTTGGTAAACCGATAGGCTTTTCTAGTTTAGACGGCATTCGAACTAAGAATATTCACCAAGAGCTGATTCGAGGGCTCGACTTTGCGGACTCATTACGATCGGAAATTGATCGTATCAGTAATCAGGAAATTCGTTTAATCAGCTGGCAGCTTGAACAATTGCGTCTTAAAAAACGAAAATATGAGTTGAATGAGGAACTGAATGAAGAGTTCATCGTCTCTTATCAACAAGAAACGCAAGCGTTAAATGAAAAGCTGTCAGAATCAGAAAAAAATCTGGATTTGCTTAACTCACAACTACAAATAGAGTCGTTATTGCTTGAAGACATGAGTGGTCAAAAAACACGAATACCACTTAGTCAGATTTTAGATATTTGGTACCCCAACCAGATGAGCTACACCGAAAAAGTGGCGCATTGGGGAAAACAGGTCTGGAAGTTTTTGTCTCAAAACCCACGAGAGTCCAACTCTGAAGGCGGTGTTTTTCCTGCTATTTTTGGTACGGTATTTTTGGTGATAGTGATGTCTATTATCGTCATGCCTCTTGGGGTTGTGGCGGCAATATACTTACATGAGTACGCCAAAAGTAACGCCTTTACGAGAATTATTCGGATAGCTGTGATTAACCTCGCGGGTGTGCCATCCATTGTCTATGGTGTCTTCGGCTTAGGCTTTTTTGTTTATACCATCGGTGGATCAATTGATACGCTGTTTTATACCGAGAAACTTCCGGCTCCAACATTTGGCACTCCGGGGTTATTGTGGTCAGCATTAACATTAGCAGTGTTGACATTGCCAGTGGTGATTGTGACGACGGAAGAAGGGTTAACGCGGATCCCAAGCTCAGTTCGGCATGGTTCGTTAGCGTTAGGTGCGACACAGTTTGAAACCCTATGGCGGATTGTCTTGCCGATGGTTAGCCCTGCGATCATCACTGGGCTGATTCTTGCGGTTGCGCGAGCGGCAGGTGAGGTTGCCCCATTAATGTTAGTTGGTGTGGTTAAACTCGCGTCGAGCTTACCTGTGGATGCTCAATTTCCATACGTTCATTTAGAACGCAAATTCATGCATCTGGGCTTTCATATTTACGATATCGGTTTCCAAACATCAAACATTGAAGCTGCGAGACCACTGGTTTATGCCACTTCATTTTTACTGGTGACGGTTATTGTCGGGCTGAATTTAACTGCGATTAGTATTCGTAACAATTTACGCGAAAAGTACCGAACCCTAGGACAAGACTGA
- a CDS encoding ABC transporter permease subunit, whose amino-acid sequence MAQAEFSLKEQDRKRFIQDRLIRLVVTCGGVSVLGALVLIFVYLAIVVAPIFSDANIEPADIDTQISVHSPVAIGVNEYGDHAYTFDKSGSLSFWSLTDEKPQPEFTQKIAPSMLFARSDASSGWLASVDAESNITLFKPVFSTSINKAGRYFDPDVEFFNNGADLSLFDDSNPLSLLGLSAQPSSMTLVGQASDRTVSVLTLKKGQGLNQEKDAWLPQRFTFPTVFPTLDQILVAPNGQQLFLRSGSELMIAMKHGEQFRIREIVDLTQGDPQQQVKNIDLLSGAYSLLVTYSNGLVSQWFDTLQNEVRSLTHIRNFQLAPEVDFLLPDIYRKGFYSFYQNGTLQSHYTTSEKLVLFERPYSKSPDLAAMSKNEKHLLVLSGQQLNVAKVNNDFPEISFSSLWNKVWYESYPEPEYVWQSTSASDEFEEKFSLVPIAFGTLKAAVFAMIFAVPIAVLGAIYTAYFMSPSMRRVVKPTIELMEALPTVIIGFLAGLWFAPIVETHLTAVMALLIILPLTTLVAGGLWHCVPQAVTRRLPNGWHAVILIPALLISIVTVFLFGTDIESILFAGDVKLFLSSYGIDFDQRNALVVGFAMGFAVIPTIFTIAEDAIFSVPKHLSDGSLALGATPWQTLLYVVLLTASPGIFSAVMMGLGRAVGETMIVLMATGNTPIMDWNIFEGMRTLSATIAVELPESEVGSSHYRLLFLAALLLFIFTFAVNALAEVVRQRLRDKYRAL is encoded by the coding sequence ATGGCTCAAGCCGAGTTTTCACTCAAAGAACAGGATCGTAAGCGTTTTATTCAAGATCGCCTGATTCGTCTTGTAGTGACATGTGGCGGCGTGAGTGTACTAGGCGCTTTAGTGCTTATCTTTGTCTATTTAGCGATCGTGGTTGCACCAATTTTCTCTGATGCGAATATTGAGCCGGCAGATATCGATACTCAAATCTCTGTTCATTCGCCGGTCGCGATTGGGGTGAATGAGTACGGTGATCATGCTTATACATTTGATAAATCAGGGTCATTAAGCTTTTGGTCTTTGACTGATGAAAAACCGCAACCTGAATTTACTCAGAAAATTGCCCCGTCCATGTTATTTGCTCGTAGTGATGCTTCCTCCGGTTGGTTAGCTTCAGTCGATGCAGAGAGCAACATAACTCTCTTCAAGCCAGTGTTTTCAACCAGTATTAATAAAGCGGGTCGCTATTTTGATCCTGATGTTGAGTTTTTCAATAACGGTGCCGACTTGTCGCTTTTCGATGATTCAAACCCACTGAGCTTACTTGGATTGTCAGCACAACCGAGCAGCATGACTTTAGTTGGCCAAGCGAGTGATCGAACGGTGTCCGTCCTGACCTTAAAAAAAGGACAAGGGTTGAACCAAGAGAAGGACGCTTGGTTGCCTCAACGGTTTACCTTCCCAACCGTATTTCCTACCTTGGATCAAATCTTGGTTGCGCCTAATGGTCAGCAACTGTTCCTACGTTCGGGTTCTGAATTAATGATTGCGATGAAGCATGGCGAGCAATTCCGCATTCGAGAGATTGTTGATTTGACTCAAGGGGACCCACAACAACAGGTGAAGAATATTGACCTATTGTCAGGTGCGTATTCTCTGCTCGTCACTTATTCAAACGGTCTTGTTTCTCAGTGGTTTGATACTCTTCAAAATGAAGTCCGATCACTGACCCACATTCGAAATTTTCAGTTAGCGCCTGAAGTGGACTTTTTACTTCCCGATATTTATCGCAAAGGCTTTTATAGTTTCTATCAAAATGGCACGTTACAAAGTCATTATACGACCAGTGAAAAGCTAGTTTTGTTTGAACGTCCGTATTCAAAATCCCCTGATCTTGCTGCGATGTCTAAAAACGAAAAGCATTTATTAGTCCTATCCGGTCAGCAACTCAATGTTGCGAAAGTGAATAATGACTTTCCAGAGATATCGTTTTCATCGCTGTGGAATAAAGTCTGGTATGAGAGTTACCCGGAACCCGAATACGTTTGGCAGTCGACATCGGCCAGTGATGAATTTGAAGAGAAATTCAGTTTAGTGCCGATTGCGTTTGGTACATTAAAGGCGGCGGTATTTGCGATGATTTTTGCTGTGCCGATTGCGGTGTTAGGTGCGATCTATACGGCCTATTTTATGTCTCCAAGCATGCGCCGAGTGGTTAAACCGACCATTGAACTCATGGAAGCATTACCCACGGTGATTATTGGTTTCTTAGCGGGGTTATGGTTTGCGCCGATTGTTGAAACTCATTTAACAGCAGTAATGGCATTGCTCATCATATTGCCTTTGACAACACTTGTGGCTGGAGGCTTATGGCACTGTGTCCCTCAAGCTGTCACTCGTCGTTTGCCTAATGGTTGGCATGCGGTGATCTTGATCCCTGCGTTGTTGATTTCCATCGTAACCGTATTCTTGTTTGGCACTGATATTGAATCGATACTGTTCGCTGGCGATGTGAAGCTGTTTCTGTCTAGCTATGGAATCGACTTTGATCAACGTAACGCCTTAGTGGTGGGGTTTGCTATGGGGTTTGCGGTGATCCCGACGATTTTCACTATCGCGGAAGATGCTATTTTTTCTGTGCCTAAACACTTGTCTGATGGCTCGTTAGCTTTAGGGGCAACACCGTGGCAGACCTTATTGTATGTGGTGCTGTTAACGGCTAGCCCAGGGATTTTTTCTGCGGTGATGATGGGGTTAGGCAGAGCGGTTGGAGAGACCATGATTGTGTTGATGGCGACAGGGAATACACCGATCATGGATTGGAATATATTCGAAGGGATGCGCACACTTTCTGCCACGATCGCCGTTGAACTTCCTGAATCAGAAGTGGGTAGCTCTCATTATCGATTGCTGTTTTTGGCCGCATTATTACTGTTCATATTTACTTTCGCTGTGAATGCTCTTGCGGAAGTGGTTCGACAAAGGCTTAGAGATAAATACCGTGCATTGTAG